One stretch of Rosistilla oblonga DNA includes these proteins:
- a CDS encoding ABC transporter ATP-binding protein, with protein MTSFVELTGVGKTYQEPHGRAVIVENFDLNIAKGESVSLLGGSGCGKSTILTMVAGLTAITDGGILVDGHGVHGPGPDRRVIFSSPGLLPWMTVFDNVMLSVRQACPEESVEQWRASADDYLVQLGLTATRDRKAMTLSTAAQQRVGIARSLALNPKILLLDDPFDQLDSKARRELQDVLLDLQGRHRLTTLMITRDVEEALILSDRVVLMTHAPKATVGRIIDVPFSRPRSRTALMKDARYLELRQQIKAFLDEEERNCAA; from the coding sequence ATGACTAGCTTTGTCGAACTGACGGGGGTGGGGAAGACCTATCAAGAGCCGCATGGTCGTGCGGTCATCGTCGAAAATTTTGATCTCAACATCGCCAAGGGGGAGTCTGTTTCTCTGCTGGGCGGATCCGGTTGCGGCAAGAGTACGATCCTGACGATGGTGGCAGGTTTGACCGCCATCACCGATGGCGGCATTCTCGTCGACGGTCATGGAGTTCACGGTCCTGGACCCGATCGCCGCGTGATCTTTTCGTCCCCCGGTCTGCTGCCGTGGATGACGGTGTTCGACAATGTGATGCTTTCGGTTCGGCAGGCCTGCCCCGAGGAGAGTGTCGAACAATGGCGGGCATCCGCCGACGACTATCTTGTCCAACTTGGACTCACCGCCACGCGAGATCGCAAGGCGATGACGCTCTCCACCGCGGCGCAACAGCGCGTTGGGATCGCCCGTTCGTTGGCGCTGAATCCTAAGATCTTGCTGTTGGACGATCCCTTCGATCAACTGGATTCCAAGGCGCGCCGAGAGCTTCAGGATGTGCTGTTGGATCTACAGGGACGCCATCGATTGACAACGTTGATGATCACGCGCGACGTCGAAGAGGCGTTGATTCTCAGCGACCGCGTCGTTCTGATGACCCACGCTCCCAAAGCGACAGTCGGTCGAATCATCGACGTTCCGTTTTCCCGTCCACGCTCGCGGACTGCATTGATGAAAGACGCTCGCTATCTCGAACTGCGACAGCAAATCAAAGCGTTCCTCGACGAAGAGGAACGCAACTGCGCCGCTTGA